The window GTCGGTTCACGTCGCCGCGCATGGTTCGCCGCCGGGGCCTTCGGCCTCCTGGGCGTGCTTGGGGTCGCTGCCGGGATTGCCGGGCTGTCGCAGACAGCGCCGGACCCGGTTGTTTTGCGCGTGGACAACGCCACGGGTGCAGTGGATCGCGTGACAGTCATGCGTGAGCACGAAACCAGCTACGGCGAAGTGGTCGATCAGTATTGGCTCAATCAGTACGTGCTCAACCGTGAAAGCTACGACTACGACACTATCCAGCTCGCCTATGACACGACTGCTCTGCTCAGTTCGCCGGACGTGCAGCAGCAGTATTACAAGGTCTTTGAGGGTTCCAACGCGCGCGACGTGGTTCTAAGCAACCGAGCGCGCATTGTCGTGTCGGTCCGCTCCATCCAGCCGAACGGCCGGGGCCAGGCAACCGTGCGTTTCCGCGTGCAGCAGGTGAACCGCAACGGGACCAAAGAGAACCCGGAGAACCTGATTGCGACGATTGGTTACACCTACGTCAACGCGCCGATGAGCGCCGCCGACCGCCGCATCAATCCGTTGGGCTTCCAAGTAACCAGCTACCGGGTAGACCCGGAAACGCTGAGCACCAACTGAGGGAGGGCAGGCCATGAAAAAACTAGCGTTTTGTCTTGCCCTTGCGACTGTCACCGCCGCCCCTGCCTGGGCGTTGGAAACGCCGTCAGCATCAAGCTATGACCATCGCGTCAGGTACGTGACCTTCAATCAGGCCGACGTGGTGCAGCTCGACGCTGTTGTCGGGGTCGCAACGCATATCATCCTGGAGGAAGGCGAGCGGTATCAAACGCACGCTTTCGGCGACTCTGGGGCCTATGAGTTCGGTATCAAGGGCAACCATATTTTCATCAAACCACGGGCAGAGCAGGCCAATACAAACCTGATCGTGGTCACTGACCGCCGCAGCTACAAGTTTCGCCTGACCTTCCGGCCGGACCGCCGGAATGCCACCTATGAGCTGGCATTCCGTTACCCGGATACGCAAGCCCGCCAGTCTCGCCAGGCGCGCGAGCGCGCAGCCGTCGAGCGTGGCTTCCAGATGGAAGCCGGGGGTTACAACCTGTCGTACACCATGAGCGGGGACACGGACATTGCGCCGGTCAATGCCTGGGATAACGGGCAAATGACCTTCTTCAAGTTCGCCGCCAATGCTGACATGCCCGCTATCTACATGGTCGATGCGGAAGGAAACGAAAGCATCGTCAACCGCCATACAGTCGGCAGCTCAA is drawn from Pokkaliibacter sp. MBI-7 and contains these coding sequences:
- a CDS encoding type IV secretion system protein gives rise to the protein MKKRETKKVRADELNSYMDESRGLERDYIGELVGSRRRAWFAAGAFGLLGVLGVAAGIAGLSQTAPDPVVLRVDNATGAVDRVTVMREHETSYGEVVDQYWLNQYVLNRESYDYDTIQLAYDTTALLSSPDVQQQYYKVFEGSNARDVVLSNRARIVVSVRSIQPNGRGQATVRFRVQQVNRNGTKENPENLIATIGYTYVNAPMSAADRRINPLGFQVTSYRVDPETLSTN
- the virB9 gene encoding P-type conjugative transfer protein VirB9 is translated as MKKLAFCLALATVTAAPAWALETPSASSYDHRVRYVTFNQADVVQLDAVVGVATHIILEEGERYQTHAFGDSGAYEFGIKGNHIFIKPRAEQANTNLIVVTDRRSYKFRLTFRPDRRNATYELAFRYPDTQARQSRQARERAAVERGFQMEAGGYNLSYTMSGDTDIAPVNAWDNGQMTFFKFAANADMPAIYMVDAEGNESIVNRHTVGSSSDIVVVHKVSPKWVIRLGNRALAIWNEAYDPNGVPNETGTASPGVRRVIRGGTN